A window of the Streptomyces formicae genome harbors these coding sequences:
- a CDS encoding sensor histidine kinase, translating into MRWALVKVSLAVTAMVVIAFAIPLGIVIQEMARDRAFSNAERQAAAIGPTLSITTDRDQLERAVASTQAGAAGRMALHIPASDETNGQELEIGARRAAVRDLTTTRDLGRASITEVTGGSALLQPTALSSGKIAVVEVFVPEGEVSNGVTTAWLVLAVVGVGLVVGSVAVADRLGIRMVQPAQRLAGAAHDLGEGKLGARVPEEGPPELRSAAIAFNAMADQVVQLLANERELAADLSHRLRTPLTVLRLNAASLGDGPAADHTRAAVEQLEREVDTIIRTAREAKPQTQAAGPGAGCDVSQVVRERMEFWSALAEDEGRKVRLAGVDRPVRIPVARPELAAALDALLGNVFRHTPEGTAFSVDVHNGDDAVIVLVSDAGPGIADPEAAMARGNSGGRDGSTGLGLDIVRRVAESTGGDVRIGHSVLGGTEVRIWIGLGGRTAARPARRGSRAVRRKRKERSQPLKANH; encoded by the coding sequence ATGAGATGGGCCCTGGTCAAGGTGTCCCTGGCGGTCACGGCCATGGTCGTGATCGCCTTCGCGATACCGCTCGGCATCGTCATCCAGGAGATGGCCAGGGACCGGGCGTTCTCCAACGCCGAGCGGCAGGCCGCCGCCATCGGTCCCACCCTCTCCATCACCACCGACCGCGACCAGCTCGAACGCGCCGTCGCCTCGACCCAGGCCGGCGCGGCCGGGCGGATGGCGCTGCACATCCCCGCCTCCGACGAGACCAATGGGCAGGAGCTGGAGATCGGCGCCCGGCGCGCGGCCGTACGGGACCTCACCACCACCCGGGACCTGGGCCGGGCCTCGATTACCGAGGTCACGGGCGGTTCCGCGCTGCTCCAGCCGACGGCGCTCAGCTCCGGCAAGATCGCGGTCGTCGAGGTGTTCGTGCCCGAGGGCGAGGTGAGCAATGGCGTCACCACCGCCTGGCTGGTCCTCGCGGTGGTCGGTGTGGGGCTCGTCGTCGGCTCGGTCGCGGTCGCCGACCGGCTCGGCATACGGATGGTGCAGCCGGCCCAGCGGCTCGCGGGCGCCGCGCACGACCTGGGCGAGGGCAAGCTCGGGGCGCGTGTCCCGGAGGAGGGGCCCCCGGAGCTCAGGTCCGCCGCGATCGCGTTCAACGCCATGGCCGACCAGGTGGTGCAACTGCTCGCCAACGAGCGGGAGCTGGCAGCGGACCTGTCGCACCGGCTGCGCACCCCGCTGACCGTGCTCCGGCTGAACGCCGCCTCGCTCGGCGACGGTCCCGCGGCCGACCACACCCGGGCCGCCGTCGAGCAGCTGGAGCGGGAGGTCGACACCATCATCCGCACGGCCAGGGAGGCCAAGCCGCAGACCCAGGCCGCGGGCCCGGGCGCCGGCTGCGACGTCTCCCAAGTCGTCCGCGAGCGCATGGAGTTCTGGTCGGCGCTGGCGGAGGACGAGGGGCGCAAGGTGCGGCTCGCGGGTGTGGACCGGCCCGTGCGCATCCCGGTTGCCCGGCCCGAACTGGCCGCCGCGCTGGACGCGTTGCTCGGCAACGTCTTCCGCCACACCCCTGAGGGCACGGCCTTCTCGGTGGACGTGCACAACGGCGACGACGCCGTGATCGTGCTCGTCTCGGACGCGGGTCCCGGCATCGCCGACCCGGAGGCGGCGATGGCGCGCGGCAACAGCGGTGGCAGGGACGGCTCGACGGGGCTCGGGCTGGACATCGTGCGCCGCGTCGCCGAGTCGACCGGTGGTGACGTACGCATCGGGCACTCGGTGCTCGGCGGCACGGAGGTCCGCATCTGGATCGGGCTCGGCGGCCGGACGGCCGCGCGCCCCGCGCGGCGTGGCAGCCGGGCGGTGCGGCGCAAGCGCAAGGAAAGGTCTCAACCGCTGAAGGCGAACCATTAA
- a CDS encoding response regulator transcription factor produces MASVLVVEDDQFVRSALIRHLTEASHTVRSVGTALEALREVAHFRFDVVILDLGLPDLDGAEALKMLRGITDVPVIIATARDDETEIVRLLNDGADDYLTKPFSVEHLSARMAAVLRRSRSAAGEAPPSTVLQVGGLTVDPLRRQAELDGERLDLTRREFDLLAFLAGRPGVVVPRKELLAEVWQQSYGDDQTIDVHLSWLRRKLGETAARPRYLHTLRGVGVKLEPPQ; encoded by the coding sequence ATGGCAAGTGTGCTTGTGGTCGAGGACGACCAGTTCGTGCGCTCCGCCCTCATCCGGCACTTGACCGAGGCTTCCCACACCGTACGGAGCGTCGGGACGGCCCTGGAGGCGTTGCGCGAGGTGGCTCATTTCCGCTTCGACGTGGTCATCCTGGACCTCGGGCTGCCCGATCTGGACGGGGCCGAGGCGCTGAAGATGCTGCGCGGCATCACCGACGTGCCGGTGATCATCGCGACGGCGCGGGACGACGAGACGGAGATCGTGCGGCTGCTCAACGACGGCGCCGACGACTACCTCACCAAGCCGTTCTCGGTGGAGCACCTGTCGGCGCGGATGGCCGCCGTGCTGCGGCGTTCGCGGTCGGCCGCCGGTGAGGCGCCGCCCAGCACCGTGCTCCAGGTTGGCGGCCTGACGGTCGACCCGCTGCGGCGTCAGGCCGAACTCGACGGCGAGCGACTCGATCTGACCCGCCGGGAGTTCGATCTGCTCGCCTTCCTCGCCGGGCGGCCCGGCGTCGTCGTGCCGCGCAAGGAGCTGCTTGCCGAGGTGTGGCAGCAGTCGTACGGCGACGACCAGACCATCGACGTGCATCTGTCCTGGTTGCGGCGGAAATTGGGGGAGACCGCCGCCCGTCCCCGTTATCTGCACACTCTTCGGGGTGTGGGAGTGAAGCTGGAGCCGCCGCAATGA
- a CDS encoding spermidine synthase, which produces MARKRQHRGRTPASETLAEAVDGGLAELIPDRDRPRGWTLVIDGAPQSHVDLDDPALLTFEYQRRLGHVIDLVAPAGRPLNAVHLGGGAFTLARYTAETRPRSTQQIVEVDGPLVQFVRARLPLDPNARIRVRSADARAGLGRLPDGWADLVIADVFSGARTPAHLTSTEFLAEVRRVLKPGGHYTANLADGPPLAHLRAQIATAATVFPELALAADPTVLRGRRFGNAVLLASDRPLPVAELTRRVAGDPHAGRVEHGKGLADFTGGAAAVTDANARPSPVPPPSVFR; this is translated from the coding sequence GTGGCAAGAAAGAGGCAGCACCGCGGCCGCACGCCCGCATCGGAGACCCTCGCCGAGGCCGTCGACGGCGGGCTCGCCGAGCTGATACCCGACCGCGACCGGCCCCGCGGCTGGACGCTGGTGATCGACGGCGCGCCGCAGTCGCACGTCGACCTCGACGACCCCGCGCTGCTCACCTTCGAGTACCAGCGGCGCCTCGGCCACGTCATCGATCTCGTCGCACCGGCCGGCCGGCCGCTGAACGCCGTCCACCTCGGCGGCGGGGCTTTCACCCTCGCGCGGTACACCGCCGAGACCCGACCGCGGTCGACACAGCAGATCGTCGAGGTCGACGGGCCCCTCGTGCAGTTCGTCCGGGCACGGCTCCCGCTCGACCCCAACGCCCGGATACGGGTCAGATCGGCCGACGCCCGCGCCGGGCTCGGCAGGCTTCCCGACGGCTGGGCGGACCTCGTCATCGCGGACGTGTTCAGCGGGGCCCGTACCCCGGCCCATCTCACCAGCACGGAGTTCCTGGCCGAGGTGCGCCGCGTCCTCAAGCCCGGCGGGCACTACACGGCGAACCTCGCCGACGGGCCGCCGCTCGCCCATCTGCGCGCCCAGATCGCGACCGCGGCCACCGTCTTCCCTGAGCTGGCGCTCGCCGCCGATCCGACCGTGCTGCGGGGCCGGCGCTTCGGCAACGCCGTGCTGCTCGCGTCGGACCGGCCGCTGCCCGTCGCGGAGTTGACCCGCCGGGTCGCGGGCGACCCGCACGCCGGCCGGGTGGAACACGGAAAGGGACTCGCCGACTTCACCGGCGGTGCTGCCGCGGTCACCGACGCGAACGCCAGGCCCTCACCCGTGCCGCCGCCGTCGGTGTTCCGTTAG
- a CDS encoding tetratricopeptide repeat protein: MASSPAVPNLVFRQLRGPRSPGEFAALVRRAAREIGEQVACDARYIGRVEAGEIRCPNYAYERVFLHMFPGSTLADLGFSARETVRGRAARDRTPPPPDTYNSTDSTYSNEESDVLRRAFMTSGTVTVAAASLGLGGSLPGVDGLRHGLRADVPRQRIGESEVGAVEEAVRRIRLLDDRHGAEGLYQRATQPLRTAYALLDAGATTRGSTAGRLAAGAGELSLSVGWLAHDSGRLEDARSHYAEALATARVAGDPALEAHAFCNTSFLARDAGRHREAVRAAQAGQRAAGQLSSARLLALLNLREAGGWAGIGDRSGCEQALSRAHTLFGRGPSDADPEWMSFFGEAELQALEAQCWSALGDWARAARHAQRATALKDPHFARNLALYRAQLAADLAHADAPAEAAAAGEQVLDALGDVQSSRIRVMLAETARVLTPRRGTAGVAGFLDRHAETARMAALTR; encoded by the coding sequence ATGGCGTCGTCACCGGCAGTTCCCAACCTCGTTTTCCGGCAGTTGCGCGGACCGCGCTCGCCCGGCGAGTTCGCGGCGCTCGTCCGCAGGGCCGCGCGGGAGATCGGTGAGCAGGTCGCCTGCGACGCCCGCTACATCGGGCGGGTGGAGGCCGGCGAGATCCGGTGTCCCAACTACGCCTACGAGCGGGTCTTTCTGCACATGTTCCCGGGTTCGACCCTGGCGGACCTCGGGTTCTCGGCCCGGGAGACGGTACGGGGCCGGGCGGCGCGGGACCGAACGCCACCGCCCCCGGATACGTACAACAGCACCGACAGCACCTACAGCAACGAGGAGAGCGACGTGCTACGTCGCGCATTCATGACCAGCGGCACCGTCACCGTGGCGGCCGCGTCCCTGGGTCTCGGCGGCTCGCTGCCCGGCGTCGACGGGCTCCGGCACGGGCTTCGCGCCGACGTGCCCCGGCAGCGGATCGGCGAGTCCGAGGTGGGCGCCGTCGAGGAGGCGGTCCGCCGGATCCGGCTGCTCGACGACCGCCACGGGGCCGAGGGTCTCTACCAGCGCGCCACCCAGCCGCTGCGCACCGCGTACGCGCTGCTCGACGCCGGTGCCACGACGCGTGGTTCGACCGCCGGGCGGCTGGCCGCGGGCGCGGGCGAGCTCTCCCTCTCGGTCGGCTGGCTCGCCCATGACTCGGGCCGGCTGGAGGACGCCCGCTCGCACTACGCGGAGGCCCTGGCGACCGCGCGGGTCGCCGGGGACCCGGCCCTGGAGGCGCACGCCTTCTGCAACACCTCGTTCCTGGCCCGGGACGCGGGTCGGCACCGGGAGGCGGTGCGGGCCGCGCAGGCCGGACAGCGGGCGGCCGGGCAGCTGTCGTCGGCGCGGCTGCTGGCGCTGCTGAACCTGCGGGAGGCGGGCGGCTGGGCCGGCATCGGCGACCGGAGCGGCTGCGAGCAGGCGCTCTCCCGGGCTCACACCCTCTTCGGCCGGGGCCCTTCGGACGCGGATCCGGAGTGGATGTCCTTCTTCGGCGAGGCCGAACTCCAGGCGCTGGAGGCCCAGTGCTGGTCGGCGCTGGGCGACTGGGCCCGGGCCGCGCGCCATGCGCAGCGCGCGACGGCGCTGAAGGACCCGCACTTCGCGCGCAACCTCGCCCTCTACCGCGCGCAGCTCGCCGCCGACCTGGCCCACGCCGACGCCCCCGCCGAGGCGGCCGCCGCGGGCGAGCAGGTCCTCGACGCCCTCGGTGACGTGCAGTCCTCGCGGATCCGCGTGATGCTCGCGGAGACCGCGCGGGTGCTGACGCCGCGCCGCGGCACGGCGGGCGTGGCCGGCTTCCTGGACCGCCACGCCGAGACGGCGCGGATGGCTGCGCTGACCCGCTGA
- a CDS encoding histidine phosphatase family protein — protein MAPRILLARHGQTEWSLLGRHTGRTDIPLLDEGRRGAKLLGERLHKAPWSGLPEAEIRTSPLARAYETCELAGFADRAQSWDALMEWDYGDYEGKTAAEIHAVDPDWFIWHDGVPGGETKAQLSDRADGIIEWVRSADRDVLVFAHGHILRVLGARWIGEDVSFAARIKLDPASLSVLGWAYGAPSIDRWNDTGHLGT, from the coding sequence ATGGCACCGCGCATACTTCTCGCCCGGCACGGGCAGACGGAATGGTCCCTGCTCGGCAGGCACACCGGGCGGACGGACATCCCCCTACTCGACGAAGGCCGCCGCGGCGCGAAGCTGCTCGGCGAGCGGCTGCACAAGGCTCCCTGGTCCGGGCTCCCGGAGGCCGAGATCCGCACCAGCCCGCTCGCCCGCGCCTACGAGACCTGCGAACTCGCCGGGTTCGCGGACCGCGCCCAGTCGTGGGACGCGCTGATGGAGTGGGACTACGGCGACTACGAGGGCAAGACGGCGGCCGAGATCCACGCGGTCGACCCGGACTGGTTCATCTGGCACGACGGCGTCCCCGGAGGCGAGACCAAGGCGCAGCTCTCCGACCGCGCGGACGGGATCATCGAGTGGGTCCGCTCGGCCGACCGTGACGTGCTGGTCTTCGCGCACGGCCACATCCTGCGGGTGCTGGGCGCCCGCTGGATCGGCGAGGACGTCTCCTTCGCCGCCCGCATCAAGCTCGACCCGGCCAGCCTGTCCGTCCTGGGCTGGGCGTACGGCGCCCCGTCCATCGACCGCTGGAACGACACCGGGCACCTGGGTACGTGA
- a CDS encoding phosphatase PAP2 family protein — MDGMPKRLRWWTELPLVVVVYAAYSAGRLLARGDEADAVGHGLGVLDLEKRLRIDFEQPLNRLFSGTPALGVPADFVYASLHYLVTPAILVWLFRRRPAGYRTARTWLMVSTLLGLVGFTLMPTCPPRLLAAGHGFTDTMAQFSSYGWWGGEASAPRGLGGMTNQFAAMPSLHVGWALWCGVMLWLHGRGPVAKVLAVAYPTVIALVVMGTANHYFLDAVAGGAVMGAGLLLTRPALRLADRVRARSGRRAARFGERVRARSGERVRARSGLRAGGRLGITAPIVGGGCETSAGEHIPGQRTPSAGAGDSTPAATR; from the coding sequence ATGGACGGCATGCCGAAGCGGCTGCGCTGGTGGACCGAGCTCCCGCTCGTCGTGGTCGTGTACGCCGCCTACTCGGCGGGCCGGCTGCTCGCGCGCGGCGACGAGGCGGACGCGGTCGGCCACGGGCTGGGCGTGCTGGATCTGGAGAAACGTCTCCGCATCGACTTCGAGCAGCCGCTCAACCGGCTCTTCAGCGGCACTCCGGCGCTCGGCGTACCCGCCGACTTCGTCTACGCCTCGCTGCACTACCTGGTCACCCCGGCGATCCTGGTGTGGCTCTTCCGCCGGCGGCCCGCCGGCTACCGGACGGCGCGCACCTGGCTGATGGTCTCGACCCTGCTCGGGCTGGTCGGCTTCACGCTCATGCCGACCTGCCCGCCGCGGCTGCTGGCGGCGGGGCACGGTTTCACCGACACGATGGCGCAGTTCAGCTCGTACGGCTGGTGGGGCGGGGAGGCGAGCGCGCCGCGCGGACTGGGCGGGATGACCAACCAGTTCGCGGCGATGCCGAGTCTGCACGTCGGCTGGGCGCTGTGGTGCGGCGTGATGCTGTGGCTGCACGGCCGGGGCCCGGTCGCGAAGGTGCTCGCCGTCGCGTACCCGACGGTGATCGCGCTGGTGGTCATGGGGACGGCGAACCACTACTTCCTCGACGCGGTCGCGGGCGGCGCGGTCATGGGGGCGGGGTTGCTGCTCACGCGGCCGGCGCTGCGGCTGGCGGACCGGGTGCGGGCGCGGTCCGGACGGCGGGCGGCACGGTTCGGGGAGCGGGTGCGGGCGCGGTCCGGGGAGCGGGTGCGGGCGCGGTCCGGGCTGCGGGCAGGTGGGCGTCTGGGCATCACGGCCCCGATTGTCGGTGGCGGATGCGAGACTTCCGCGGGTGAGCACATCCCTGGACAGCGGACCCCCTCCGCAGGCGCCGGTGACAGCACTCCGGCAGCGACTCGCTGA
- a CDS encoding AAA domain-containing protein, whose product MTFDPSAEAARATAGILDDTLHGDARGVVVDSPPGAGKSTLVVRTALELAAAGRALMVVAQTNAQVDDLVLRLAEKEPELPVGRLHSNDPDPYDKALDELANVRKSAKAGDLAGLDVVISTAAKWAHVQGVEPWGHAIVDEAYQMRSDALLAVAGLFERALFVGDPGQLDPFSVVGAEQWAGLSYDPSASAVSTLLAHNPELPQHRLPVSWRLPASAAPLVSGAFYPYTPFRSGTGSGDRRLAFGVASDGSGPDRVLDEAAESGWGLLELPARHTPRTDPEAVRAVALVVRRLLDRGGASVSERSDGPVPLTADRIAVGTAHRDQAAAVRSALAELGVSGVTVDTANRLQGREYDVTVVLHPLSGRPDATAFHLETGRLCVLASRHRHACIVVCRAGVADLLDEHPSTEPVQLGVTVKFPDGWEANHAVLAHLAEHRVTWQP is encoded by the coding sequence GTGACCTTCGACCCCTCCGCCGAGGCCGCGCGCGCCACCGCCGGCATCCTCGACGACACGCTCCACGGGGACGCCCGGGGCGTGGTCGTGGACTCGCCGCCGGGCGCCGGAAAGTCGACGCTCGTGGTGCGGACCGCGCTCGAACTGGCCGCGGCCGGGCGGGCTTTGATGGTCGTCGCACAGACGAACGCGCAGGTGGACGATCTGGTGCTGCGGCTCGCCGAGAAGGAGCCGGAGCTTCCGGTCGGCCGGCTGCACAGCAACGACCCGGACCCGTACGACAAGGCGCTCGACGAGCTGGCGAACGTACGGAAGTCGGCGAAGGCCGGGGATCTCGCGGGGCTCGACGTCGTCATCTCGACGGCCGCGAAGTGGGCGCATGTGCAGGGCGTCGAGCCCTGGGGGCACGCGATCGTGGACGAGGCGTACCAGATGCGTTCGGACGCGCTGCTCGCGGTGGCCGGACTGTTCGAGCGGGCGCTGTTCGTGGGCGACCCGGGCCAGCTGGACCCGTTCTCGGTGGTCGGGGCCGAACAGTGGGCGGGGCTGTCCTACGACCCGTCGGCGAGCGCGGTCTCGACGCTGCTGGCACACAATCCGGAGCTGCCGCAGCACCGGCTGCCGGTGTCGTGGCGGCTGCCGGCGTCGGCGGCGCCGCTGGTCTCGGGCGCGTTCTATCCGTACACGCCGTTCCGCAGCGGCACGGGCTCGGGCGACCGGCGGCTCGCGTTCGGGGTCGCCTCGGACGGTTCGGGCCCGGACCGGGTGCTGGACGAGGCGGCCGAGTCGGGCTGGGGCCTGCTGGAGCTGCCCGCCCGCCACACGCCGCGCACGGATCCGGAAGCGGTACGGGCCGTGGCGCTGGTGGTGCGGCGGCTGCTGGACCGCGGCGGGGCGTCGGTGTCGGAGCGCTCGGACGGCCCCGTGCCGCTCACCGCGGACCGTATCGCCGTCGGCACGGCCCACCGTGACCAAGCGGCGGCGGTGCGGTCGGCGCTCGCGGAGCTGGGCGTGTCCGGGGTGACGGTCGACACGGCCAACCGGCTCCAGGGCCGTGAGTACGACGTCACGGTCGTGCTCCACCCCCTCTCCGGCCGCCCGGACGCGACGGCCTTCCACCTGGAGACGGGCCGCCTCTGCGTCCTGGCCTCCCGCCACCGCCACGCCTGCATCGTCGTCTGTCGCGCGGGCGTGGCGGACCTGCTGGACGAACACCCGTCGACGGAGCCGGTGCAGCTGGGGGTCACGGTGAAGTTCCCGGACGGCTGGGAAGCGAACCACGCGGTCCTCGCGCACCTGGCCGAGCACCGGGTGACATGGCAGCCCTGA
- a CDS encoding YybH family protein: MSDDTEQIRTLIVQWAAAVHRGDMAGVLADHADDIVMFDVPPPHDGVRGIDAYRASWPPFFAFQRQGASFEIVSLDVTAGDTVAYAHALLRCGTPDELAEHPENRLRLTVGLRKERDRWVVAHEHHSFADTTAGT; this comes from the coding sequence ATGTCCGACGACACGGAACAGATCCGGACCCTGATCGTGCAGTGGGCCGCGGCGGTGCACCGCGGCGACATGGCCGGCGTCCTCGCCGACCACGCCGACGACATCGTCATGTTCGACGTGCCGCCGCCCCACGACGGCGTACGCGGCATCGACGCCTACCGCGCGTCCTGGCCGCCCTTCTTCGCGTTCCAGCGGCAGGGCGCCTCCTTCGAGATCGTCTCGCTGGACGTGACCGCGGGCGACACCGTCGCCTACGCCCACGCCCTGCTGCGCTGCGGCACCCCCGATGAGCTCGCCGAGCACCCGGAGAACCGGCTGCGCCTCACGGTCGGCCTCCGCAAGGAGCGGGACCGCTGGGTCGTCGCCCACGAACACCATTCGTTCGCCGACACCACCGCCGGCACCTGA
- a CDS encoding bifunctional DNA primase/polymerase: MSTWLRDETPPGPARDEARRRDVFAVLRDEGRHQTGQVTAPGADWLASATAFPRSALALWQDKPAVPAVVPCGIAFDVVNVPAVFGRRMLEQLWSEGPGSGPVALHRGRMLLFAAPGSAHRLPALLRWEEWGAAVPPMFCHGTGDAITIPPLAPPPGAPGSGPRWLVAPDTRQPWLPGPDVLLWACVRAARAASAASVRISIFPPADQDAKVYDVSRRR; this comes from the coding sequence ATGAGCACTTGGCTGCGCGACGAAACCCCGCCTGGCCCCGCCCGCGACGAAGCGCGGCGGCGCGACGTCTTCGCGGTGCTGCGGGACGAGGGGCGGCACCAGACCGGGCAGGTGACCGCGCCCGGCGCGGACTGGCTCGCATCGGCCACCGCGTTTCCGCGCTCCGCGCTGGCGCTGTGGCAGGACAAGCCCGCCGTGCCCGCCGTCGTCCCGTGCGGGATCGCCTTCGACGTCGTCAACGTGCCTGCGGTCTTCGGCCGCCGGATGCTCGAACAGCTGTGGTCCGAGGGTCCCGGCTCCGGCCCGGTGGCGCTCCACCGGGGCCGGATGCTGCTGTTCGCCGCTCCCGGCTCGGCCCACCGGTTACCGGCCCTGCTCCGCTGGGAGGAGTGGGGCGCCGCGGTGCCGCCGATGTTCTGCCACGGCACCGGGGACGCGATCACCATCCCGCCCCTCGCCCCGCCCCCGGGCGCGCCCGGCTCGGGGCCGCGCTGGCTGGTCGCTCCGGACACCCGGCAGCCCTGGCTGCCGGGGCCCGACGTACTGCTCTGGGCATGCGTACGGGCGGCCCGCGCGGCCTCCGCCGCCTCGGTCCGTATATCGATTTTTCCTCCCGCCGACCAGGATGCTAAGGTCTACGACGTCAGCAGGCGCCGCTAG
- a CDS encoding M6 family metalloprotease domain-containing protein → MERPSLRATAAALTSLMALAATSLVAGPAAADTSAGPCALPRTAAHHSLGLNTWNSAYPRPSRTLDAIMVFLSFPDSAPLTRPDELARDHFPATGDFFRRASYGRFDLRAHPLPRWIQMPQASTAYRMKRDWDAARRAAYLRDAIAVADPVVDFSRYDVVYLVADPDAPGVDSDATKVVNFDRPLSADGADIRRVVTVFERHPPDRNVLAHETGHVFDLPDLYHRPTDGKGDWDTHVGDWDVMGSQFGLAPDLFGWHKWKLGWLDQQQVRCVTGARGANRMFTLEPLAAAPPPGGTVGTRLAVVRTGPNSALAIEARGATGNDRDTCTEGVLIYRVRNEAASGAGPVEVLDTHPQTEACWNESVYPALADAPLSVGESYTVPGDRVRVEVVDRTRTGGWTVKITPGV, encoded by the coding sequence GTGGAACGGCCCAGCCTGCGTGCCACGGCCGCCGCGCTCACCTCCCTCATGGCCCTCGCCGCCACCTCACTCGTCGCGGGCCCCGCCGCCGCCGACACCTCCGCGGGCCCCTGTGCCCTGCCGCGCACCGCGGCGCACCACTCCCTTGGCCTGAACACCTGGAATTCGGCCTACCCCCGCCCCAGCCGGACCCTCGACGCGATCATGGTCTTCCTCTCCTTCCCGGACTCCGCCCCGCTGACCAGGCCGGACGAACTGGCCCGCGACCACTTCCCGGCGACCGGCGACTTCTTCCGGCGGGCGTCGTACGGCAGGTTCGACCTGCGGGCGCATCCGCTGCCGCGGTGGATCCAGATGCCGCAGGCGTCGACGGCGTACCGGATGAAGCGCGACTGGGACGCCGCCCGGCGGGCCGCCTATCTGCGGGACGCGATCGCCGTCGCCGACCCGGTGGTCGACTTCTCGCGGTACGACGTCGTCTATCTGGTCGCCGACCCGGACGCGCCGGGCGTCGACTCCGACGCGACGAAGGTCGTGAACTTCGACCGTCCGCTCTCCGCGGACGGTGCGGACATCCGCCGCGTCGTCACGGTCTTCGAGCGGCACCCGCCTGACCGCAATGTGCTCGCGCACGAAACCGGACACGTCTTCGACCTGCCGGACCTCTACCATCGTCCGACCGACGGCAAGGGCGACTGGGACACCCATGTCGGCGACTGGGATGTGATGGGCAGTCAGTTCGGCCTCGCGCCGGACCTCTTCGGCTGGCACAAGTGGAAGCTCGGCTGGCTGGACCAGCAGCAGGTGCGCTGTGTCACGGGCGCCCGCGGGGCGAACCGGATGTTCACGCTGGAGCCGCTCGCGGCGGCGCCGCCCCCCGGCGGGACCGTGGGCACCCGGCTCGCGGTCGTACGCACCGGCCCGAACTCCGCGCTCGCCATCGAGGCGCGGGGGGCGACCGGAAACGACCGGGACACCTGCACGGAGGGCGTGCTCATCTACCGCGTGCGGAACGAGGCGGCGTCCGGCGCCGGTCCGGTCGAGGTGCTGGACACTCACCCGCAGACGGAGGCGTGCTGGAACGAGTCGGTCTACCCGGCGCTCGCGGACGCGCCGCTGTCGGTGGGGGAGTCGTACACGGTGCCGGGCGACCGGGTGCGGGTGGAGGTCGTGGACCGCACGCGCACGGGAGGCTGGACGGTCAAGATCACGCCAGGGGTGTGA